In the genome of Leguminivora glycinivorella isolate SPB_JAAS2020 chromosome 21, LegGlyc_1.1, whole genome shotgun sequence, one region contains:
- the LOC125237337 gene encoding formin-like protein 20 translates to MSNNAHELSNRLLNALDNNYNVVDMHAVNEIISILEKINITKELLETTRLGKHVNELRRKTSEPTLARRAKVLVKRWRDLVIPAAASPHHAGSNRSSAERTMRRLGGTPITSPAFARQVVSPAVPSPRPPSRPAWGGYESDSQDVILVDDDPPPAPAPAPAPAPAPAPAPAAASAPAPSPLTLTHKTASPAKRPLSPETPIDDKKAKRDKKPKKRRGHSRAGSGTEAAPGGVTIPAPGTQGAWLGRNGHPNKKNGVRSSLDPYAALVNRMPPAGAKKVKTTKELLAQIQSRGSAPRSPSPGSPASPDVLLIEPDEPSPVRPFRRRRRSSQRRPLSPSPSPAPASPPAPLEDPRELRECTCGDEPEHACPAAVRPEVLPVHVHALHHVYLPGINGTRAPLHPHQFAVRKLADPARPALFTSVVPLYNYSDYADDYCVKNMSRVPLCTHLPWTEFAPAPPDPAPAPDPPPIRPYPVDDSPEVKTEVKDEEEKSQDMEVDAAEEVKVEPSERLKPTDGTVLKVKCESAADVPDEFASEQKDHRTVEKTKSELDGRALYDQCQSALRSIEYEYGQTFAAPTVTLPEQAAEVSDALESALSAAAEATERDDRGRPSRSGAFAEWHECARLGELIALPYVVID, encoded by the exons ACCACCCGACTGGGCAAGCACGTGAACGAGCTACGCCGGAAGACCTCTGAGCCGACGCTCGCGCGCCGCGCCAAGGTGCTCGTGAAGCGATGGCGCGACCTCGTCATACCTGCCGCCGCCTCGCCCCACCATGCCG GCTCGAACCGGTCGTCAGCGGAGCGCACGATGCGGCGTCTCGGCGGTACGCCTATCACCTCCCCGGCCTTCGCCCGG CAAGTAGTAAGCCCGGCTGTGCCCAGTCCTCGTCCCCCCTCCAGACCtg CGTGGGGCGGCTACGAGTCAGATTCACAGGACGTGATCCTCGTGGACGACGacccgccgcccgcgcccgcgcccgctcccgcgcccgctcccgctcccgcgcccgcgcccgctgcCGCGTCCGCTCCCGCGCCGTCCCCGCTCACGCTCACGCACAAGACGGCTTCGC CTGCGAAAAGGCCGCTGTCTCCTGAAACGCCAATCGATGACAAGAAAGCAAAACGAGACAAAAAACCTAAGAAACGAAG AGGTCACAGCCGCGCCGGATCCGGCACGGAGGCGGCGCCGGGCGGCGTGACCATCCCCGCGCCCGGCACGCAGGGCGCCTGGCTCGGCCGCAACGGCCATCCCAACAAGAAGAATGGCGTGCGGAGCTCCTTGGACCCCTACGCTGCGCTGGTTAACAGGATGCCTCCTGCGGGGGCTAAGAAG GTGAAAACGACTAAGGAGCTGCTGGCGCAGATCCAGTCCCGCGGCTCCGCGCCGCGCTCGCCCTCCCCCGGCTCGCCCGCCTCGCCCGACGTGCTGCTCATAGAGCCCGATGAAC CGAGTCCGGTCAGGCCTTTCCGGCGTCGTCGCCGCTCCTCGCAACG GCGCCCGCTCTCCCCCTCCCCCTCCCCCGCGCCCGCGTCGCCCCCCGCGCCGCTCGAGGACCCGCGGGAGCTGCGCGAGTGCACGTGCGGGGACGAGCCCGAGCACGCCTGCCCCGCGGCCGTGCGGCCCGAGGTGCTACCCGTGCACGTGCACGCGCTGCACCACGTGTACCTCCCCGGCATCAACGGCACGCGCGCGCCCCTCCACCCGCACCAGTTCGCCGTGCGCAAGCTCGCCGACCCCGCGCGCCCCGCCCTCTTCACCTCCGTCGTGCCGCTCTACAACTACTCCGACTACGCCGACGACTACTGCGTCAAGAACATGTCGCGCGTGCCGCTCTGCACGCACCTGCCCTGGACGGAGTTCGCGCCTGCGCCGCCCGACCCGGCCCCGGCACCGGATCCGCCCCCTATCCGGCCCTACCCCGTCGACGATAGTCCCGAAGTCAAAACGGAGGTCAAAGATGAGGAGGAGAAGAGTCAGGATATGGAGGTGGACGCGGCGGAGGAAGTGAAAGTGGAGCCTAGTGAACGTTTGAAACCGACCGACGGGACGGTGTTAAAAGTGAAGTGCGAGAGTGCCGCTGACGTGCCGGACGAGTTCGCGAGCGAGCAGAAAGATCACAGGACCGTGGAGAAGACGAAAAGTGAGCTCGACGGCCGGGCTTTATACGATCAGTGTCAGAGTGCGCTGCGGTCTATAGAGTACGAGTACGGGCAGACGTTCGCCGCGCCCACGGTGACGCTCCCCGAGCAGGCGGCCGAGGTGAGTGACGCGCTCGAGTCGGCTCTCTCCGCCGCCGCCGAGGCGACCGAGCGAGACGACCGAGGCAGGCCGTCCCGCTCGGGCGCGTTCGCCGAGTGGCACGAGTGCGCCAGGCTCGGCGAGCTGATCGCCCTCCCGTACGTGGTGATCGACTGA